The Spinacia oleracea cultivar Varoflay chromosome 2, BTI_SOV_V1, whole genome shotgun sequence DNA segment AGCTTCAGTGTGTTTGGCTGAGCTATGCGAATAAGATACAGTATGGAAATCTTTTTGCAGAATCATGTAATTGTTACTCCACATTTTTCTCCTCTACACTCTTGAAAAGTTGTCTGTTGTTTTTATTCCAATGGCTTTGTTCTATGGAGTCCTTGTGTCATGGACTCGTTGTCTGGCCCACTGAAATTAATCCATCTTCATTGCAGTCCTTGTTAGCTATCAAATAGACGAAGTTCATTGCATCTTTGTGCTATTGCTGATGTTTGTCAGACTCAAAtacatctagtttgttttaaatccATTAGTGAAGAGTATTTAAAACGAGGAACTAAACTTCTTTTAGTattaggctccgttctattggacttattttgactgaacttatattataaacttatattataaacttaactgaacttatctgaaaaacttattttgtctgaaataaacttatttgtgtgtgaaaaggTATGAAAAaatacttatttttgctgaacttatattatctgaacagAACAGAGCCTTACAATGATAATCTTCCCATATACTTCCTCCTTTTTCTTAAAATAGTTGCATCGTTTTGACTTTCACGTTTCCCAACACTTTGGCCgtcaatattaaataattattgtaCTAGTAAAAAGTTACAAAAAGTtgatatattaaatatatatatattgagacAAACCGAATAACATTTACGtaataataatactccctccgtcccttaatactcgcaccgctttctttttcgggtcgtcccttaatacttgcaccgcttctataaatggaaatttataccaatattatattatttctcacacttacctactaccccacctacacccttactccctacaaaaaaaatcatttaaaaattcacacctcccactcaccactccccactccttacacatttcccactaactatattaaaaaaaatactccactatcaactaacacatattaaattaataagtcaattcaagcatcttaaactccgcaccggtcaaaccggtgcgagtattaagggacggagggagtatttgtttttatttatgactAGTAAAATTATAGTCAACGTAAGAtaagtgaatagtgtcaaaaatcaaaatgatgCAACTATTTAGAAACGGAGATAGTATAAACGTTTTCATCGGAATAGAATTAGTATTCAGGGCTGCCAGATGCAGCAGTTACAACTTCTAAGACAACATCACAACAATTACTTTACAAAGTTTCgctttgtattttcttgaaaaTTTTAGATTGGTGTAGTTGAGCTCTGAATATCTGCAGTGTACTTATTTGAGGCCGATTACTTCATTTTATTTTTCCTGGAAGTATTTACTCAGGAACTTAATTAGTCTAGAATTGTAAAACAGGTTCCTGACGACGCAAGAAGCAATGCTTGGGTATCCTTTGATGGTAAAAGAAGGCAACAACTTTCTCGAGGAGACTCGGTGCGAATATCAATGAGTCAACATCCGCTCCCAACAGTCAACAAGGCAGATCAAACTGGCGATTGGTTCCACAGTTTGATTCGTTGTCTAAACTGGAACGAGAGGCAAGATCAGAAGGCCCTTTGAAGCAGTCTCCAAAATTTTGTGGTGACTTGACACAGGTTCATGTAAATTGCTGTACATACCCTTTTAATCTTTTATTAAATTATAGTCTGCAAATATCATAATTATAGGGTTTAACAATACCATTCATTCCCTACTTTGGCATCCAACGTAAAGTTACTGGAAGCCAtgtcatttattttctccattaTTTTCTGAAAGTTCATACTGTATACTGTATCAGTTCATATATAATAAAAGAACTCAAAGAGTTAGCATTCACTTCTTTCTCTCTTAATCTTACTGAATCATAAGCTTTCTGTTTCATTCATTGCAATTCGCTTTAGTAGTAAATAACAGGAATTACCCAGTTCTCGGAAGAGAATAAGCtgttgcaaatttgcaattcaGAACTCGAAAGCTGTTCTCATCAAAAGGTACGTCGAAACTGTGAAACTCCTTAATTATATGACTCATTTTGTTATTCTATTATAATTCAGCTCCTACTTGAATTTTAATAGTTTCAGAGTTAATTGTCTGATAGTGTAATTCCCATGTAACTGAATGGGGTATGTTCCCTAAGAACTAACCTGGAATCTAATcatgtttatttaattaaacccaaaacaTTGTTTCATTGGATCCAGAACATACCACTAGGAGGGATGTGGTTCACTAATCAATCTACTGAACATGCAACTTGCCTTTCTTGTTAAACCAGCACTTCTTTTTGTTCTCTCCACTGAGGTTTCCTGCTTCTTTTTTGTCATATTGAACATCATTATTTTTGTAGTACTGTCCTTATTTGACTTTTGTGGTCAAAATTTCATGGGTTTTGACATAAATTTATCAAAAGTTGTAATGACTTCTGATTTGAGAAATAGCAGTTCTAGATTTACATTAGAAAATCCTTTTGTAAGGTTATCCGTTGCCGTGTCAATACTTTTCACTACACACGCGTCTAATGTCTAATTTGAAGTACTCCCTacgttcttgaatgttagtcctCTTTCCTTATcgagttgttctttttattaatcCCTTTTGGAATCTTTCCTTATTTTTCAAACATTTATCCCTTTTATACTCTTATAAATGTCCAAATGACCCACTTGTTTACTCTCAAGTAATCTTTTATCCCCAATAAACCCCCCTTAATTATTTTTCTCTCCTACCCACATGGGACTTATATTCTATTTGAAATTCATGTTACAATTGTACTTTTGTTGCATTGTCTTagattccaaaagggactaagtactaacattcaagaacgaAGGGAGGATATATTTTCGATGATGGAATTTTTTATTATTGGCGATTGGGTTAATCATCTTTCCTGAGTCAGTTTCCGTACTGACTAGTGACTACTACTACTCAGTCAGGTGATTAAAAACGCAACCTAATATTTAAGTGGAGGACCAAAACATTATTGATGGGATACTCAAGAATTGGTGTGGGGGTGTTTGAAAGATACATGTAACTGATGTAAGTAGGGTTCCTACATCAGTAGTGCGTCTGACAGTGAATTCCCCATAAAACAGATGTAGATTGGGATTCTGTACTgagttttttgttgttgttgttgttgttgttgttgtttccaTCTGCCTCTTGATATAGGCTGAACAATATTACCCCCAGATTTGCAGTAAGCTAAAAGCCAAGTTAATGTTATAGAACATAGCAAGATGGAATCCTgttattatgaaattatgagaCAGTATATCAGACagtaaaaaactaaaaattcaGCTTCTTaaattttaaatgtttagaTTGATCAGATAGGAAGCTGATAGTCTGTAAATCATAACATGAACTTTTAGAAcgattttgttaaatttatctCACTATCGCGATAAATATTTTCAACGAGAGAAACAGAAGATAACGGAAAATAAATGAGATGGTGTACTGTAATCTGTAGATTTTACATCAGAAGAAATCCTCAATTTGGTATTTGTAGCTGTATTGCTTGTAATATATCAGATAAACGGAACATAGGAACTGAATTCGTATGCATTAAGCAAGAATATGTCAACAGACTCGAGATTACTGATAgagaaaaatgaagaaaaaaaatgaagtttATATTACAGAATAAGGAGTACATTAATCCAACTTCTTAAGATTACTTAACATCATAATAATACTACAAGGGCATTCACCAACCCAGAATTAGAGGGTAGACTAGAAatgcacccaaaaaaaaaggacaaaataaaaaaaacaaagactttttttttagaaaaacacAGAAAATTTACACAGCTTTAACAACAGCTTGGAACCTGGGTTCTTTAGGCAGGAACTTCTGTTCTGCATAAACAGACATGTAATCTCCAAACAGAAATCTTGGATACTTTAGACTTTCCACCTCAGATTTCTCCACCACCTCCTCCTCCTCGTCCGCCTTTTTCACTTCCTCGACGAGCTGTGGGGCCGGGGCAATAGATGCCATGTAGGACGGGTTATAGAACGAGGCAATAGACCGTCTAACCCCGTCAGAAGTAGGCAAAACCCGATGCCATGCACTCTTGTACCGTCCATTACTTAAAACCTCGATCTGATCCCCTGTGTTGATAACTATGGCGTTTGGTACAGGTTGTACGGCAATCCATTCTCCATCTTTAAGCATCTGTAGACCTCCAACTTTGTCATCTTGAAAGAGGAGGATTACCCCACCGGCATCCGTGTGGGCCCGTAGGCCCGTCACGAGCTCGGGGTGAGGGCAGGGTGGGTAGTGGCTCACCTTGGTGCCAAAGAAGGCAACATTCTCagtgacttcttcttcttcagtgGAGGAGGAGCCTCCATTGTTGAAGGCTTTCTTAATGTAGCCTTTTGTCAGACCTAGATTCTCATCCATGATTTCCATCATTTTTTCTGCTAGTTTCTTCAGTTCTGCTCTGTACTCTGCCATTGTCTCCCTGTCATACACATGATTGTTGATATTATTAAATACTTCATTGTAGTTCATACTTCGTAGTACTACTTTCTTTCCTTAAATttctttacacttactatttgcatgTACTTCAATGCAATATACTACCACTAGTATAACTAATTTCGTacgtgaaaaaattataaaaaatgatgATATTCTGAAACTACTGATAGAGCATAAAACTATTCTTGGGACTTCAACCATCAACTTAAGTTTTTGTTTGAATTGGTCATTTGACATGGTATTAAACACAAGATGAGGAGGCTTGTGTtgcatccacacttcaagcTCAAATGCCTTTTCATGTGAGGgggcgtgatagagtataaaactaatcttgacgctgcaaccatcagcttaagcttttggttgagttggtcattTGACAAATACATACCAAGgtcaatctaacaagatctgaCAACGTTTTgttgtacttcgtatataatagtgagaatttacggtcaaagtttttgtATTTCGGACACATTTCAAGGCGTAAAGGATGTTCAGGAACGGCAAAAAAAAAGCTTACTTGAATCCAGGAAGTTTAGAAGGCCATTCATTGTCATCAGTAAGAAGAAAAACATCTTCCCAATCAACTCCATCCAATTTCCTGTCACTTTTCTCCTCCACAAGCTCCTTCAACATTGTCATAGGCTTCGATTTCTTGAAGTTTTCTTCTCGTTCGAGCTTATAACAATCTGAGCTGATTTTCTTAACTCTCTCCAGAAGCTCCTCAGGAATTCCGTGGTTCACCAACTACAAAAACAAACATCACCTCCATTTTCTTTAACAAACACATTTTTAAGACATTCAGTAAAAGAAAGTGACAGTAAATATATACAAGTATGCATTAAATTACCTGGAAAAATCCCCATTCTTCACATCCATTATGGATCTGAGCCATGGTAGTACCCCTTTCTTCACCATCAAGCTTCGAGAAATCGATAACTGGAACCACCATTGTTGATTGTAGAAGATGAAGTTAAGAGAAAACGCGATAGATAGAACAGAGAGTTTTTGTTTCTCAGAAGGTTGGTGATTGCTATATGCTGTGTTAGAAGAATGTGGTGAGTAAAGGCTATTTATAATGCTAATTTTTCCCGCTAAGTGGGATTATGAGTCAatcatagtttttttttttttcttattttaggTGTGAATAATTGTTAGACTTTAATTAAGGGTAATAGTTAGTTGTTAATTACATAAAGCAAATCAGAGTAAGGTCAATGCTGCAAGTATACGCAGACACGCTTACTTGGTTAAGTTATAATTTAAGCATACTCAAGTTTGATTTCATTGATGAGGTtatctcttcttttttttaatgaaaaaatgATTGTCAACCTATATGGTATATCCAGATTCGGAAAACTGATTTTATTACACTTTATTGTGAGTAGAGAACAGAAAACTATGCTCGAACGATGAGTTTgaaaaaatcaccaaaaaagAATAAGTTATGTGGTGATTATATGGATTTTTAATTAGGCTAGTAAAAGGATCATACTGAACCAGAATCTATCACAAGTTAGCCAATCTAGTCATATAAGTCTACGCTTGAGCCACTCTCAAACATTAAGTAGTTGATGGGCTGAAACCGTGACCTTCAAGTACAACTCCACTAACTTGTGTTGTTTAGATTATTTGgatttggaagatgtgtttataTGTGTATTGTATTATAAAACGGTTTGGGTCCATTTTAGACAATAAAAAGGTGTTTTATCTAGggtattttttaccacctaaaagaattgataaattgttttttaccacctataaaaatgaaaatcgtcttttaccacctaaaaataaaataattttttttaccacctcttaACCGAAAATGTGGATGAAAACGTTTTGCGATTCCATTTCAACGGTTATATTTTTTATATCATTCTCTTATCCCACGATTTTCATGTATATAAGCTACAATTTTTCATTACTTCCCATTAATTCACATAACGTTTTAAACCATTTTGTAGTTAAGAGGTGGTAaaagacaatttttattttatttttaggtggtaaaaaataaattttatttttctaggTGGTAAAATGcaatttgtcaatttttttaggtggtaaaaaacattTAACCTAATCTTATTGATCATGGAAAGATTTTTAAAATGGGGAAATGACATTGTGTGATTTATTATATCTGATACACCTTTCGTCACTAAAAAATTGCCCCAATTGCTTTAATTAATAACTTTAGCTATCATTTGTAAAAAACAATGCCTAATACGAAGTATGCTATTTGTGTATTCTTATGATTTCATACTTGCATTAGGTATGTTGgtgatatttttaattttatttgacGAGAATTGAAGTTGATGCTATTTGAAGTTTTGACGTATGAGTACTGTTTTATTAAATAGAACCAGAAGTCAACTAGTTTTGTAATAAACTACGTACTATATATAGAAAGTATTAAAGTTACATTAGTAGCATAATTATAAAACTAAGGTGGACTTTTTAACCATGAAAATATAAATTATGCACCCTGTGCATCAAACTTTAGGTTCACCTTTCATATTTTCTATATTTATATACTTTTACTTGATCTTGTTATTGGTTTAGAGAAAGCcacaaattcaaatacaaaagcTTATATATAACCGTCTTATGTATAAGACAATACTTTTACCAAATAGTTACAGTGTTACACATTGTGATCAAATAGTTATGTTCAATAGTTACACTTTCTAATCAAACAGTTAAAAGTCCACAAAAGACATCAACTGTCTTATGTATATGTATGTTTCATAGAAGACTTCAAATTCAAATCATATACGCATTA contains these protein-coding regions:
- the LOC110781996 gene encoding 1-aminocyclopropane-1-carboxylate oxidase 5 translates to MVVPVIDFSKLDGEERGTTMAQIHNGCEEWGFFQLVNHGIPEELLERVKKISSDCYKLEREENFKKSKPMTMLKELVEEKSDRKLDGVDWEDVFLLTDDNEWPSKLPGFKETMAEYRAELKKLAEKMMEIMDENLGLTKGYIKKAFNNGGSSSTEEEEVTENVAFFGTKVSHYPPCPHPELVTGLRAHTDAGGVILLFQDDKVGGLQMLKDGEWIAVQPVPNAIVINTGDQIEVLSNGRYKSAWHRVLPTSDGVRRSIASFYNPSYMASIAPAPQLVEEVKKADEEEEVVEKSEVESLKYPRFLFGDYMSVYAEQKFLPKEPRFQAVVKAV